In one window of Clavelina lepadiformis chromosome 4, kaClaLepa1.1, whole genome shotgun sequence DNA:
- the LOC143452743 gene encoding uncharacterized protein LOC143452743 isoform X3 encodes MKSAIMFRVAILALCALVSTGYYDNDRDENGLNSHDVLGLFAEDDSPKLAKQKPNIDANISAINVTKFLEQTHCNGSTNSNFAACFMQIMSIMNELKNNNETAAVRQEQLKAIQADLSKVAGTAQDKAKFQHLASIISSAIGVTTGSAASLKSNLAKQNTTKATTKVQSAKASNLVKTNATSSKQDSQKTGEAAAQLIKSSKADEADGDEADDGTGGASVNSLTNSIASIVNQKLKMLEDTLDSTFTEYKAFQEKCSQGDDQACTEAQLALLRLQSLMGKFSTTVDFSSNLLKKLSDVNRNIISNIRDTEPQEENTRM; translated from the exons ATGAAATCAGCGATAATGTTTAGAGTTGCTATTTTGGCACTATGCGCACTTGTATCAACTGGATACTACGACAA CGACAGAGACGAAAATGGACTTAATTCACACG ATGTACTAGGACTTTTCGCTGAAGATGACAGCCCAAAATTGGCCAAGCAGAAACCCAACATTGATGCCAACATTTCAGCAATAAACGTCACGAAATTTCTGGAGCAAACACATTGCAATGGTTCGACTAATTCAAACTTTGCG GCCTGCTTTATGCAAATCATGTCAATTATGaatgaattaaaaaacaataacgAAACAGCAGCGGTTCGACAAGAGCAGCTGAAGGCTATCCAAGCTGACCTGTCTAAAGTTGCCGGGACG GCTCAAGACAAAGCTAAATTCCAGCACCTCGCGAGCATAATCTCGAG TGCTATTGGAGTTACTACTGGGTCAGCAGCTAGCTTGAAAAGCAACCTCGCCAAGCAAAACACCACAAAAGCAACTACGAAAGTTCAGTCTGCCAAAGCAAGCAATCTTGTCAAAACAAATGCAACCAGTTCGAAGCAAGATTCGCAAAAGACCGGGGAAGCAGCGGCCCAACTTATTAAAAGCA gCAAAGCAGATGAAGCAGATG GTGACGAAGCTGATGACGGAACAGGAGGTGCAAGCGTTAATTCGCTAACAAATTCCATAGCATCCATcgtaaatcaaaaattaaagatGTTAGAAGATACACTCGATAGCACATTTACCGAATACAAAGCTTTCCAGGAAAAATGTTCTCAGGGAGACGATCAG GCGTGTACGGAAGCCCAACTTGCCCTTCTTAGGCTGCAAAGTTTAATGGGCAAATTTTCAACGACAGTAGACTTTAGTTCA
- the LOC143452743 gene encoding uncharacterized protein LOC143452743 isoform X1: MKSAIMFRVAILALCALVSTGYYDNDRDENGLNSHDVLGLFAEDDSPKLAKQKPNIDANISAINVTKFLEQTHCNGSTNSNFAACFMQIMSIMNELKNNNETAAVRQEQLKAIQADLSKVAGTAQDKAKFQHLASIISSAIGVTTGSAASLKSNLAKQNTTKATTKVQSAKASNLVKTNATSSKQDSQKTGEAAAQLIKSSKADEADEADGDEADDGTGGASVNSLTNSIASIVNQKLKMLEDTLDSTFTEYKAFQEKCSQGDDQACTEAQLALLRLQSLMGKFSTTVDFSSNLLKKLSDVNRNIISNIRDTEPQEENTRM; the protein is encoded by the exons ATGAAATCAGCGATAATGTTTAGAGTTGCTATTTTGGCACTATGCGCACTTGTATCAACTGGATACTACGACAA CGACAGAGACGAAAATGGACTTAATTCACACG ATGTACTAGGACTTTTCGCTGAAGATGACAGCCCAAAATTGGCCAAGCAGAAACCCAACATTGATGCCAACATTTCAGCAATAAACGTCACGAAATTTCTGGAGCAAACACATTGCAATGGTTCGACTAATTCAAACTTTGCG GCCTGCTTTATGCAAATCATGTCAATTATGaatgaattaaaaaacaataacgAAACAGCAGCGGTTCGACAAGAGCAGCTGAAGGCTATCCAAGCTGACCTGTCTAAAGTTGCCGGGACG GCTCAAGACAAAGCTAAATTCCAGCACCTCGCGAGCATAATCTCGAG TGCTATTGGAGTTACTACTGGGTCAGCAGCTAGCTTGAAAAGCAACCTCGCCAAGCAAAACACCACAAAAGCAACTACGAAAGTTCAGTCTGCCAAAGCAAGCAATCTTGTCAAAACAAATGCAACCAGTTCGAAGCAAGATTCGCAAAAGACCGGGGAAGCAGCGGCCCAACTTATTAAAAGCA gCAAAGCAGATGAAGCAGATGAAGCAGATGG TGACGAAGCTGATGACGGAACAGGAGGTGCAAGCGTTAATTCGCTAACAAATTCCATAGCATCCATcgtaaatcaaaaattaaagatGTTAGAAGATACACTCGATAGCACATTTACCGAATACAAAGCTTTCCAGGAAAAATGTTCTCAGGGAGACGATCAG GCGTGTACGGAAGCCCAACTTGCCCTTCTTAGGCTGCAAAGTTTAATGGGCAAATTTTCAACGACAGTAGACTTTAGTTCA